The genomic window TACATACCTCTCCCTACATACCACTCCCAACCACAGGTTCGAGAAGCTGGACATCACACCAAAGAGCGCACAGAAGATCAAGCCTGTGCTGGAGCGCTGGATGAAGGAGGCCGAAGAGAGGTGAGAGTATGGAGGCAGTTCCACGCGCCGTTttgccccacgttgggcgccattaaGCAACAAACCCGACTAACTGGAGTTCTTCTATTCATTTAGCCACTGGAACCGCTACAAATCGGGTCAGAACCACCTCACCGACTACATCGGCGTGGAGCCGTCGAAGAAGCGCAAGAGGCGCACATCTTTCACGCCGCAGGCTCTGGAGCTCCTGAATGCCCACTTCGAACGGAACACGCATCCTTCGGGTGAGTGGTAACTTTCAGTTACAAGAAGTGGAGGTCACCGGAACCGTTGCTAATTCTTCCTTTCCCCGCCACACAGGCACCGAAATCACCGGACTGGCCCATCAGCTGGGGTACGAGCGGGAAGTGATCCGGATCTGGTTCTGCAACAAGCGGCAGGCCCTCAAGAACACCGTTCGCATGATGTCCAAGGGAATGGTATAGGGCCAGGGGCCCTTGTAAATAGGTGGGCCGTGTATATAGCTAGGTGTCTAAGTGTGAGTGAGTGCAAGCGAGTGCATTGTGTGCGTGAGAGATTGTGTATTACAGTGTGATAGTTGTACAACACCCTAGAGTTTAGCAGTTAGGCCATGTAAAGTAATACTGTGTGTCATAGCATTTACAAAGGACATCGGCTTACGCAAGCGAACCGCAACCCGAAACCCAAGAACCCAATCCAATTGAATATTTAGCCAACTAAGTAATTACTTAACTAACACTTATCATATCCCAAATAGCCTAAAAGTAGTATAAAGTCCCCAAACCAGACTTGTGCAGTTTTAGGCCAAATTTTATCACATTGATGTGCCattccaaaaagaaaacaaaggaaaCCAGTTCATACACGTAACAAATTACATACTAGATGTTTAAAAAGCAACCATTTAAACCAAAACTGCATAAAATCTATGTGTAACCCATAGTCTAAGAAATTCTGCAGAGCTCGTAAGTGATGAGTTagaatatttgcatttaatgcgTTGGCTAAACTTGTATACTGAAACGAATCTGATTTCaaccatttataaaacaaattataacCCTAGTATATAGCCAGTTCAGACTCGAAAACTAAGATAATTCTATATGGTATCACtcaaaaagaacaaaagcaAGCTAAAAGACAGCAAGTGTTTAGAATAAGTAACATTATGTAGCGacttacaaaaattatgatggaatgaaacgaaaaaatatttcaactaCGAAATTTAAATGGTATATAGCAAGAAAACAGCTACAActgaacaaatatttaaatgattgtaataaaaaatactatttaaaaaattaaaacaaacttgGTTTTATTCAGTAACGAAATTAACGAATTTCCTAACAATATTTGGCAATATCACATAAGACAACATCTTATCTCTGGATCCAATTCAAGCTCAATGCGGGGGAAATAggtaaatttaaatgtaaatggcAAGATATGGAATTAGCCTTAAAGTGCTAATCAGTCACTCAGCATGACTTCCAAGTTCTTTTGCTTTCGCCAAAAGCGGTACTCGATGAGGCCATATCTGTTGAAATAAAGTATACAATTTAAGTCAACAATTCGAGAAATTCAAACTGGAAACTCACCCCACGCAGCctactaaaataaaaacaattaaaatcaCCAATTTCGTGGAGGTGCAGAGCTGCGAACTGATGACGTAGCCGATAACAGAACCAGTGCTTTCCCACAGGCGGAAGTTGCTATAAGCGGCAATCAGATGGTTCGGAAACAGGATGCCATAAAAAGCTGCAAATAACAAAGTTTTATACCGACAGAATCTTGGCAACAAGCTTCACTTACCATTGACCACAACCAGCCAGACTCCATCGCAGATGCCCCAAATGGCCGCAAAGGTGCAGTAGCTCAGGTAGTCGCCCTCCCGCGCTTCCCAGCTGTACATGTAGGTGAGCAGGCAGAGGTTGACCACGGCACACAGTCCGGCCAGGCAGACTCGTCCGATGCGCTCCACCAGGGCGCCAGCGATCCCTGCAGCCACCGCATTCGCCACGCCAAAGCATATCATGGCGAACCCGATCCGGGAGATGCCCCAACCGCAGGCCACAAACGAACGGGTGAAGTCGACGGCCAGAAAGGCCTCCTCCAGCCCGATGAACATCGTGATGGGCAGCATCAGGATCTGGCGACGTTTGCGCAGTAGATTAATGGTCACCGTGAGGAGCTTCAGCCCCGACATTCCGTCGCCAGTATCGCCGCGCTTTACTCCGTAGCTGTGGATCATTAATTGGAAATAGAATTGTAAAATAGAATTGTAGCAAATCAATCAGCTACTTACCGCTTGAGGGAGCTCACGCCGAAGATCATCATGACCACCGCGGCTGCCATGCAGGTGAGGAAGATGGAGTTGAGCAGCTGGATTTGCTCCGGAGCTGGGGGCACCAGGTTCGGATTCGCCTCTGCTCCCACTCCCGGACAGAAGCGGGCCCCGCAGAGCTCGGCCACCCTGGTTCTCTCCAGTTCCCGCTGCACTTCTAACTCGAATGAATCGTTGGCCGGGGATTGGGCAGCAGGAGCACTCAGGGTGAGAACAGAGGAGGAGATGAGGTTGCCCCACACCTGGGCCATCTGGTAGAAGATGAAGAACAGGCCAAAGAACTTGACGGTGTTCACATCCTTGCGTGACTTGTTGCCTCGCACCTGGGTAAGTGCCTCCGAGACGGTGGAGAGGTAGGTGCACTTGGAGCACCACAGTGGGCCGCCACCGAAGCCCACCATCAGGGCCGCCGGGATCAGGGTCTCGAAGCGCGGATAAAACTGGGCGGCTATGTAGGGCATGTAGGCGAAGAGGGCCAACGCCATGGTCAACCGGCAACCGAACCATCTGTTGATGAAACAAGCACATGGCAAAGTGGCAAAATAGGAAATACACcgagtggcaagtggcaagtggaaagtggcaCATGTTTAGCAGGCGCTCATTTATTTCGGGTCCCAAGGCcataaatctaaataaatcGAGTTAACTGATTAAAGTTGCCTGAGCCAGCAGTTCGTGCCTCGAATAAGCCAAGTGAAGCGAGGCTCGCTATAAATTAGCGATTTGTTTAAATGTCAGATGTGGGTGGCTGCCCGGCTACCCGGCCGCCCCGATTTGGGATAGACTCGGAAACAGGGACCTGTGCTAATCCAAGGACTTCCTGTTGACATTTTTACAGCCAAATGCGCTCGCAGTCACCCATTTCGGGGCGTCTGCTGACTGCGCTTTCGGTTTCGTTGTCACATCTGCATAAAATCCCCATAAAAAGACCACCAGACAATCACCGAAACTTTTATGGCATGCCACACGTCGCGAGACGAGCCTCAGCCTCTCGCGAGACACGGGAGATGCTAAACAAAAATTGGCAATTATGCTAAGAGTACTTTCCATTGTTTCCCAATCCCATCATCTTCTAAAAACACATTCAGATACGGCCTATAGCCCATTGAAAATTCATCGGGTATAACGGAGATATTACTGCAATACTTTCACTTTAGCGTTTGTGATTCAAAGGGGAGTGGATATTCCGCCTCTAGCACTTCTTGCTCCAAAGCCTTTTACTATGTACTGACGCATATAATCATTAGGTTTATGTCAAGATTTATCTGAAGGTTTGAGTCGCAAGCTTATTACATAGTCAATGGatgattttgttatttgcTTTAGGACTAATGTTTGTGCTAGTGTTAGTGAACTATTCTGATATTCTGATATTTGATGTTCGGTTAATATTTACCACCTGATGCTTTGACCTAAATGCTTTGTTCAAGTGTCCGAAGTGGAGACGACTCCACCTTGTCCACTCACCTTATCACGGTCATCGGCAGGAAGATGTTGGACAGTATCAGCGAGCCGTAGATGACAGCCAGCGTGGTGGTGCCCAGGGCCTTATCCGCGTTCACCGAGCTCTGCAGGTTCGATGTGCCGTGGAAGGCCGTGAAGTGAATCATGAAAGCCAGGCCTATCACGACCacatttttggtgatgatgaAGCGCTCGGCCGGCTCGTAGTGGCGCTGATTGATTTTGTTGTCCCCGTTCGGAGCAGTTGTGGTCCCGGCCGCACTGCCAGTGCCAGTTCCGTTGCCGTTACCATGGACATTGCCACGTGGGGCACTGTGCTCCAGCGCCAGCTCCTCGTTGTTGGCGTCCGACGTGTCACTGGGGTAGACCATGTCCAGTCTGGGGTCAGGGGTCAGCAGGCCCTGCAGGAAACAATAGCGGTCATTTGGTATTTTGTTAGCGAACTCCAGCTGAATGCAGGCAAGTAGAGAAGGATTGTGTGTCCAGGGACATGGTACTTTCGGAATCGACAATTGAGACAACAAATGAAAGCAGATGGTGCATGCTGCTAGCAGCGTCGCTAACTAAAGGATTCTGTCCTTCAGGACAGTGAGTTATGGATTCTAAAGTACTCTGATAAGTTACTCGTATTTGTGTTGTATATTTTTCTCTCTTCAATAAACTCGAAACGAAATTTACAAGCTATTTATGTGGAAAATCCAGCTGATATAAACCCGTTTAagattttatgtttattattcgGTCGACTTTGGAGAACAATTTCCGACTAGTTGAAGTTGGAGTTCAGGAAACGAATGTAAAACGAATGTGATTCTTTGCTTTAATTCCaacttattttatattaattaattatatgcTGTGGCTAGACTTCCGTCATTGATCTTCTCCATCGATTTGTGTAAAATAGCGCTTTCTTGGCTGCAACAGAACTGGGTTATTGGGACGATAATATTTCGCATTCAGCATCTCTGATATGCCAATTCGTAACCCATTCGAGTACGAAAACGAACCCTTCGAAGCCCCCGCTGCTTTGATTGTTCACTCAAGTCCACAGGATCAGCTTTAAGTTATTCATATCGCCTTTCGTCTCGGCCATACATTTTCGGGGCTTTGGGTTTTGCAATAAGCCCGCTTGCAAAGcgccagccacgcccacacacactcgtatAACCCAAAAAGTCTCGGGCATCTCGAAGCATCTTTTGCCTCAAGGACACCCTCGCAACTTATAATCCTTTGGGCACCCTCACAGCACGAACCCCGTCTGACATCCTGGAATTTATGCCTGTCTACGCCCCGAAGCGTAGGTGTGGGTGGGATGCCCGAAAACGTTTCACTgactttgtttgcatttgattttggcTCCGCCAACGACACTTTATGAAATTGTACACCTTTGATGCGAAGTTAAAGGGCTGTTTGCCAACTTCTGAGTGCCTGCACAATCCCCACCAGCACCCGCCAAAAAATGTCTTGCCTTAATGTAAATCGCTGGTGGTACACAAACCGATTGAAACGTTACCCCTCCTTGGCGCTTTAAgtggaaattgattttgcatACCTGCGGCGTTCCGTGGAGCGTGGCCAAATtaattggccaaaagttgACTTCGTCATTAGCCCAACCATCAATTTGAAAGGGCATCGAAATCGAAGCCGTAAATCAGAGGGAAAACAATTATCAGCGTACTAGCGAAAACATTCatcatacgcagtgtgggaCGAACACCACTGGCTTGCATGCATAATTGGCCTAATTGACAGTGTCAACTGCACATCCACATTACTCAAGTGCGAAATCAAAGGGACATGCAGATTCGGCGCAGACTTTATCAGCTGGCCAGCAGACAGGGAAGTGACTAGAAATTTAGAGCATGGCCCATAAAAAGTGAACTCTCAATGGCTTGCTGACAGCCCAAAAGGGAAAGGAGTTTCCCCATAGAACGATTCACCTAATGCCGGGTCAACGAGGAGCATCATCGTTCATCATCTAAATGAAAATCATGAAAATCTGGCATAATCATCAAAATGGGCGAATGGCCGAAATGGCCAGCCATTGGTTTTTTATGAACACCCCCTCTCGGCACTCCATCTCCATACCTTCAAAGGACTACGGCATTAAACAGGACCAGGCCCCAGGACATGACGTTGGCTCGTTAAAGACCATTCCGGCTTTATATAAAATGCGACAGTGTCCACTGGGTAGGGCCTGATAACAATGATTCTCTTCTGTTTTGTGTGGCCGACCAGtaatttagttaaattatTGCCCGACAGTCGGCAGACGAGGGACAGTCATTCAGTGGCTGGGAAAGTGgcgtaaaattaaatatatatatatttagatttgAAGTGTATAGATGCTAGCCCATAAATCTCCGCTGAAAacttcaatttgcatttcctCAACTTTGTTTCACATTTGTTTAGATTTGATAAATCGACTTCGGCATATGCTGAGGTTCTTGTTTACACAAAAAAGGAGCAACCACTcccacacccactcccacGCACCTTGCGCCCATCCAAAACTAATCAATCACCgcccaaaaaaagggaaaattcacatatgtatgtatgtatgtacatgctGTGGACTTGGGCCAAACAAATAGATTGACTTATGGCGCTGACACACAGCAAATAAATACGCCCGAATCCGAGTCCTGGCCGGAACAACTTGGCTCTTAGCCGCACATGTTGGCCGCGCCAGGCATTAATGCCTCGCAATTAACTTTAGATCAATTATGTGGCTGCGGAGTCTGGAGTTTTGCCTGTTAATTAGGCAGCAAAGCGGGCAAAATGCCTAAATGAGTGCTTTTGCACGGGAAAAGAAGCAAACTTGACTAGGCAGCAGATCGCAGAACGACCAGTTCCGACTGCGAGTTTTAAGAGTTTTTGGCACCCGCCCAAATCAAATACTGTGTTGTACTGTACCGCGAGAACAATGGATGGTGGCACTGCTGTGACAGCCCTGATTTGAAAGTGTCGCAAAGTATCTACAATCTGACTCCTGCGACGTGCGCCTATTACCGCGCGTTTGAATACAATGCAGTTGCAGTCCCTTTGACATTCTACCATTCTAAGGCACACTACCTGGCCTTTATGGCGCCGTCAAAGGGTTGACAATGCAGCGGATCCACAGGATGCCAAACTATTGTGGCAGTCGAACTTTATGCCCCTTTGCAGCGTACAACAAAGCAGCCGAAAATGAAAGTGCTCCCCATGTAGTTTGCCTGATGGAGAGAAATCCAGCACGTggccagaaataaaaaaacagtATTATTGCTGCGCCATCGCCATCGGTAGGTATATAAATCTCGCCTTGCCGCAGGCCaggaattatttttatggcccacTTATGGGCTACAGAAGAAATGCTTTACGGAGAGTGGTAAGGTCCAGCTGCACTGCCGAAAAATGAATCAAATCGGGGAAAACGGCTTAAGCGTCAGATCTTTGCAGAGATAATCAAGTGAAGGCAGTTGCGCTACGAATGGATGGCCTCACCTGGCAAAATGATGGCTAGAAATGAGCAATCAGAAACGTCGTCGATTGGATCTGAATGAAAATAATCCATATCCCATTCAGCCTAATCTCTGATTCTCGTTCTTGATTCAGTCGCTGCCATGTAGCACTTCCTATTAACCATAATCACGGGCATGGGGTGGGGAAAACAATGGACCTGGCCATTATACTGATTACACTGGTTCGATGATGAAAGCCAACTAAGTTGCTTTAAGCGAGTGGGTTCTTTAAATTCGATTAAATACTCAATTCGCCAGCCTGTCAATCATAAATGTATAATGCCATCAGGCCCCACAGGATTTTTTATGGCAGCCATGGAACCGGGTAAACCCCAAACCCCGCGACTAAACGATGCCCCAGTTATTTCGACGCGACACTGGTTTTATGTGGACGAGTGCGTCAAAAGTTTGCCTAAAATTTCGGCCATATAAAAATAAGCACAGCGGCGTAATGCAAACGTAAACGTTTTCATTACTACAGCGGAAGTTCGGGACCAATAAAAATGACAATAATAACATCGTAGGTGGGCTGAGTTGGCCGCCACTCCCGACCTTATCTGCGTACATATATCCAACCCTGTTCAATCAAATCATTTCTACTTTCACTTTAATATCGCAACATAACATGCGTCTGCCGTGATTCGTTCACCTCACAGTCCTGTTAAAATTTCCCTGTTCGCCACAGTCGCTCCTTAACAGCGTAAGAGAGCCCCAGTTAACAGAAGAAGAGAGcaagagttaaaaaataaacttaaaaacctggtaaaaataaattaaaatttaattttaaagggTTCAAACATACTTTTTGAATTCTGACAAATTTGCCTACTGGAAATAGAATGGAATTAAAGCCAATAGATCAGACTAATTGCACAAGGAGGGTTCGTCAATGAGCAATTTAGAAATCCTGGCTCTGCCATATCAATTGATAAGAATATTGGCGCATCCATCACTTTGATTGATGGTCACCGAGATAAATTTAGCCTGCACAGGAATGGAAAATGAATATGCGGCCTTTAACTTGTACATTTCAAGGTTCTACTAAGGCTTTGACTTCGACTTGACCGTTGGacaaaaatatgataaatctTGTGAACTGTTTGTGATAACAAGCATAGCTTAAATAATCTTGGACGCCTATGCAAATACTAGAAACAATAATAGCTTGGGTAATAGCATTTTCCAAACTATGGAGCCTAGGTAATAGCATTTTCCAAAACTGTGGAGCTGAAAGAGTCCAGATCCGACCAAAACTCACTGATTTTCTCACAGCTGCAACATTGTGGCCGCGTTTACGACGCCCCCAACTAATTTCCACGCTTTAGTGCCGCCAACATGCAGCAACAATGTGCGAAACACAAAGCGGAGAGTACTGAGCGGGGAGAGGAGGGGGGGAGCACTCATAGCGCAGCTCCAAAGTgcacggaaacggaaatgaagTGGCACACACACTCCCAGCCGCCCCGGTTATGTGGCCAATTGTAAGGGGCTAAATGTCAAGTCCTGACCCGCTGATGCACATGCACTTGCAGGCTCTCTACTGCCATCTACGAcaatctttaaatatttattcacttTTCATCGGTGGGGCGCTTGGGACTGCGTGTTTGCCGCTCATTTCCGCTCTGGCACCTCCTTGCCGCCTCCCTGCCGCCCCCTCCGCGTCGTCGCCCTTTCCGGTTGCCTTGTCTTTTGgagtgcgagtgtgcgagtgcgCTTTCCGTTCGCCCACTGCactttatgtgtgtgtgggtgtgcacTTGTTGATGTACTcgattttccacttttccggcAGTTGCGTCTGAGGGCGTATGCTTAACTTTGTAATCAAGTGTAAATAGTTTGCTTTTTTGGAAATGTATGCATCCAGCATGTATGGAAATCGAATTAAGGAAATCTGAGCATTCATTATTGTGCAAAAGACTATAGATTAAGTCTTTTATACTCTGCGATGGACTTGTTATTCATAACTCataactttttatatttaagcGGACCAATAGGTGTGCGCGTcgcaaattattaaatgattATCAAATGATTTGAATACCgaaagatttttttttaaagttagTTGGGCCAGACAAGGTCTTTATTTGTCCACATGCCATCTAAAACCAGATGTATTATGACTGTAGATTTGAAGCTCGAACAGAAGCCATTGTGACCTATTTGGTTCCCCGTTCtgattataatttattatctTCCGGGCTGAAAGTAAGGCTATCTGGATTCCATTTCCCATAACTTTGCAATGCAACTTATAGTAAACTCAAATTCAGAAGCAGCCTAATGGAAATTCTTTGGTACTGGTTCAGATGCCAGCACACAACCACGAACACGACATCGAATGGAGCAGAATGCTTATCAAAGGGTTGGGTTTGGTTTTAATGGTAAAATATGCACGATCAACATGGCATGCATGGGAAGTGCCACTTGCTCTTGATGATGCAATTTTCTCTATGATTTCCACTAACTCTCAC from Drosophila yakuba strain Tai18E2 chromosome 2L, Prin_Dyak_Tai18E2_2.1, whole genome shotgun sequence includes these protein-coding regions:
- the LOC6528583 gene encoding UNC93-like protein; the protein is MVYPSDTSDANNEELALEHSAPRGNVHGNGNGTGTGSAAGTTTAPNGDNKINQRHYEPAERFIITKNVVVIGLAFMIHFTAFHGTSNLQSSVNADKALGTTTLAVIYGSLILSNIFLPMTVIRWFGCRLTMALALFAYMPYIAAQFYPRFETLIPAALMVGFGGGPLWCSKCTYLSTVSEALTQVRGNKSRKDVNTVKFFGLFFIFYQMAQVWGNLISSSVLTLSAPAAQSPANDSFELEVQRELERTRVAELCGARFCPGVGAEANPNLVPPAPEQIQLLNSIFLTCMAAAVVMMIFGVSSLKRYGVKRGDTGDGMSGLKLLTVTINLLRKRRQILMLPITMFIGLEEAFLAVDFTRSFVACGWGISRIGFAMICFGVANAVAAGIAGALVERIGRVCLAGLCAVVNLCLLTYMYSWEAREGDYLSYCTFAAIWGICDGVWLVVVNAFYGILFPNHLIAAYSNFRLWESTGSVIGYVISSQLCTSTKLVILIVFILVGCVGYGLIEYRFWRKQKNLEVMLSD